The nucleotide window TTCGGATAGACGAGGGCGATGGACATGCGCCCGCCCCAGTCCTTGTGGACCTGGCCTTCTTCACCCGCGAGCAGGGCTTGGGCTTTGCGCTTGAGCTTCCAGGACATGCCGTGAGTTTACCATGCCGGCCGCGGCACCACGGCCGCGGCGGCGGTGGGGACGACCCGAGGAGGGAGACCTCGGAAACCGGCTAGACGCCCATGATCTGTACGTCGATGTTTCGCGGCCGCGGCCCGTCGAGCTCGGCGAAGAGGATGGACTGGAAGCGTCCGAGGGAGAGCTCGCCGCCGCTGATCCCCACGGCCACGCTGCGGCCGAGCAGCGCCGCCCTCAGGTGGGAATGCGCGTTGCCGCGCTCGCAGTCCGAGTAGCGTGGATCGTCGTGACGGTAGCCGTTGTTCTCGGTCACCAGAGACTGGATCATCGTCTTGACGTCCTCGATGAGGGCGCCCTGGAACTCGTTGACGAAGAGCGCGCACGTGGTATGCAGCGAATTGACGAGCAGGATGCCTTCCTTCACGTCTGCGCTCAGCATG belongs to Candidatus Methylomirabilota bacterium and includes:
- a CDS encoding secondary thiamine-phosphate synthase enzyme YjbQ; the protein is MAGRARDEGGKAVETLKVVRKTFTMLSENHTQVLDITKQIRDIMLSADVKEGILLVNSLHTTCALFVNEFQGALIEDVKTMIQSLVTENNGYRHDDPRYSDCERGNAHSHLRAALLGRSVAVGISGGELSLGRFQSILFAELDGPRPRNIDVQIMGV